The Malus domestica chromosome 13, GDT2T_hap1 genome includes a window with the following:
- the LOC103453064 gene encoding DUF21 domain-containing protein At4g14240-like isoform X2, producing the protein MHPINAIMMTRMLTRNSGLESGMGAIPFGSAWWFIYAGLSCFFVIFAGIMSGLTLGLMSLGLVELEILQRSGSPTEKKQAAVILPVVQKQHQLLVTLLLCNAAAMEALPIYLDKLFNQYVAIILSVTFVLFFGEVIPQAICTRYGLAVGSNFVWLVRILMVVCYPIAYPIGKILDCVLGHNEALFRRAQLKALVNIHSQEEGKGGELTHDETTIISGALDLTEKTAEEAMTPIESTFSLDVNSKLDWEAMGKVLARGHSRVPVYSGNPKNIIGLLLVKSLLTVRPETETPVSAVSIRRIPRVPADMPLYDILNEFQKGSSHMAAVVKPKTKSKAPLPTIDGKKDEGNGDTGTDSQLTTPLLSKQDGKPDGVVVDIPRLPRPHSHRHKETFSSHSDGATNGLPQVSEDIEEGEVIGIITLEDVFEELLQEEIVDETDEYVDVHKRIRVAAAAAASSVARAPSLRRLNVNKGPATGQNAKK; encoded by the exons ATGCATCCGATAAATGCGATCATGATGACTCGGATGCTGACTCGCAACTCGGGCCTCGAATCGGGGATGGGCGCCATCCCCTTCGGATCCGCCTGGTGGTTCATTTACGCCGGCCTCTCCTGTTTCTTCGTCATCTTCGCCGGTATAATGTCCGGCCTAACCCTAGGCCTCATGTCCCTCGGCCTCGTCGAGCTCGAGATTCTGCAGCGCAGCGGCTCCCCCACCGAGAAGAAACAAGCAG CTGTTATATTACCGGTGGTTCAGAAGCAGCATCAGCTTCTCGTCACTTTGCTACTGTGTAATGCGGCTGCTATGGAG GCGCTTCCGATATATTTGGATAAACTTTTCAATCAGTATGTTGCTATAATTCTCTCTGTGACCTTTGTCCTGTTTTTCGGAGAG GTTATTCCACAAGCAATATGTACTAGATACGGACTTGCTGTAGGTTCGAACTTTGTGTGGCTTGTGAGGATTTTAATGGTGGTTTGCTATCCAATTGCTTATCCAATTGGCAAG ATCTTGGACTGTGTTCTTGGGCATAATGAAGCATTATTTAGGCGAGCTCAGTTAAAAGCCCTTGTTAACATCCACAGCCAggag GAGGGCAAGGGAGGTGAGCTTACACATGATGAGACGACGATAATTAGTGGAGCACTTGATTTAACTGAAAAG ACAGCTGAGGAGGCTATGACGCCTATTGAATCAACATTTTCCTTAGATGTCAATTCAAAATTGGACTG GGAAGCAATGGGGAAAGTTCTTGCTCGGGGACATAGTCGAGTTCCTGTCTATTCTGGGAACCCAAAGAATATTATTGGACTTCTGCTG GTGAAAAGTCTTCTCACTGTACGACCTGAAACGGAGACCCCAGTTAGTGCTGTTTCCATTCGTAGAATTCCACG AGTTCCTGCAGATATGCCACTGTATGATATACTGAACGAGTTTCAAAAGGGCAGCAGTCATATGGCTGCTGTGGTGAAGCCTAAAACGAAAAGTAAGGCTCCTCTACCAACCATTGACGGCAAGAAAGATGAAGGGAACGGAGACACTGGCACAGACTCCCAACTGACTACTCCTTTGCTATCCAAGCAGGATGGAAAGCCGGACGGTGTTGTTGTTGATATACCCAGGCTTCCGAGGCCCCATAGTCATAGACACAAGGAAACTTTTTCATCCCATAGTGATGGAGCAACAAATGGATTGCCCCAGGTATCAGAGGATATTGAGGAGGGTGAAGTCATTGGGATTATCACTCTGGAAGATGTATTTGAAGAACTCCTGCAG GAGGAGATTGTGGATGAAACAGATGAATATGTTGATGTACATAAAAG AATACGTGTCGCTGCAGCTGCAGCTGCTTCATCAGTGGCACGGGCTCCATCGCTTCGGAGGTTAAATGTGAACAAGGGACCTGCCACTGGACAAAAT GCCAAAAAGTAA
- the LOC103453064 gene encoding DUF21 domain-containing protein At4g14240-like isoform X1, with translation MHPINAIMMTRMLTRNSGLESGMGAIPFGSAWWFIYAGLSCFFVIFAGIMSGLTLGLMSLGLVELEILQRSGSPTEKKQAAVILPVVQKQHQLLVTLLLCNAAAMEALPIYLDKLFNQYVAIILSVTFVLFFGEVIPQAICTRYGLAVGSNFVWLVRILMVVCYPIAYPIGKILDCVLGHNEALFRRAQLKALVNIHSQEEGKGGELTHDETTIISGALDLTEKTAEEAMTPIESTFSLDVNSKLDWEAMGKVLARGHSRVPVYSGNPKNIIGLLLVKSLLTVRPETETPVSAVSIRRIPRVPADMPLYDILNEFQKGSSHMAAVVKPKTKSKAPLPTIDGKKDEGNGDTGTDSQLTTPLLSKQDGKPDGVVVDIPRLPRPHSHRHKETFSSHSDGATNGLPQVSEDIEEGEVIGIITLEDVFEELLQEEIVDETDEYVDVHKRIRVAAAAAASSVARAPSLRRLNVNKGPATGQNVGQKVSKD, from the exons ATGCATCCGATAAATGCGATCATGATGACTCGGATGCTGACTCGCAACTCGGGCCTCGAATCGGGGATGGGCGCCATCCCCTTCGGATCCGCCTGGTGGTTCATTTACGCCGGCCTCTCCTGTTTCTTCGTCATCTTCGCCGGTATAATGTCCGGCCTAACCCTAGGCCTCATGTCCCTCGGCCTCGTCGAGCTCGAGATTCTGCAGCGCAGCGGCTCCCCCACCGAGAAGAAACAAGCAG CTGTTATATTACCGGTGGTTCAGAAGCAGCATCAGCTTCTCGTCACTTTGCTACTGTGTAATGCGGCTGCTATGGAG GCGCTTCCGATATATTTGGATAAACTTTTCAATCAGTATGTTGCTATAATTCTCTCTGTGACCTTTGTCCTGTTTTTCGGAGAG GTTATTCCACAAGCAATATGTACTAGATACGGACTTGCTGTAGGTTCGAACTTTGTGTGGCTTGTGAGGATTTTAATGGTGGTTTGCTATCCAATTGCTTATCCAATTGGCAAG ATCTTGGACTGTGTTCTTGGGCATAATGAAGCATTATTTAGGCGAGCTCAGTTAAAAGCCCTTGTTAACATCCACAGCCAggag GAGGGCAAGGGAGGTGAGCTTACACATGATGAGACGACGATAATTAGTGGAGCACTTGATTTAACTGAAAAG ACAGCTGAGGAGGCTATGACGCCTATTGAATCAACATTTTCCTTAGATGTCAATTCAAAATTGGACTG GGAAGCAATGGGGAAAGTTCTTGCTCGGGGACATAGTCGAGTTCCTGTCTATTCTGGGAACCCAAAGAATATTATTGGACTTCTGCTG GTGAAAAGTCTTCTCACTGTACGACCTGAAACGGAGACCCCAGTTAGTGCTGTTTCCATTCGTAGAATTCCACG AGTTCCTGCAGATATGCCACTGTATGATATACTGAACGAGTTTCAAAAGGGCAGCAGTCATATGGCTGCTGTGGTGAAGCCTAAAACGAAAAGTAAGGCTCCTCTACCAACCATTGACGGCAAGAAAGATGAAGGGAACGGAGACACTGGCACAGACTCCCAACTGACTACTCCTTTGCTATCCAAGCAGGATGGAAAGCCGGACGGTGTTGTTGTTGATATACCCAGGCTTCCGAGGCCCCATAGTCATAGACACAAGGAAACTTTTTCATCCCATAGTGATGGAGCAACAAATGGATTGCCCCAGGTATCAGAGGATATTGAGGAGGGTGAAGTCATTGGGATTATCACTCTGGAAGATGTATTTGAAGAACTCCTGCAG GAGGAGATTGTGGATGAAACAGATGAATATGTTGATGTACATAAAAG AATACGTGTCGCTGCAGCTGCAGCTGCTTCATCAGTGGCACGGGCTCCATCGCTTCGGAGGTTAAATGTGAACAAGGGACCTGCCACTGGACAAAAT GTAGGCCAAAAAGTAAGCAAGGACTAA